The Pelecanus crispus isolate bPelCri1 chromosome 7, bPelCri1.pri, whole genome shotgun sequence genome includes a window with the following:
- the CTXND1 gene encoding cortexin domain-containing 1 protein has translation MEGPTPEPVYVDVDKGLTLACFVFLCLFLIVMIIRCAKVIMDPYSAIPTSTWEEQHLDD, from the coding sequence ATGGAGGGACCAACCCCAGAGCCTGTGTACGTTGATGTGGACAAGGGGCTGACATTAGCATGTTTCgtcttcctctgcctcttcttgATTGTGATGATTATTCGCTGTGCAAAAGTCATCATGGACCCTTACAGTGCCATCCCTACGTCTACATGGGAGGAGCAGCATCTAGATGACTGA